A genomic segment from Triticum dicoccoides isolate Atlit2015 ecotype Zavitan chromosome 1A, WEW_v2.0, whole genome shotgun sequence encodes:
- the LOC119311262 gene encoding premnaspirodiene oxygenase-like: MENDASYFMLVLALFPLVYIIRFYYLASSRCHNRGLRLPPGPWQLPVIGSLHHLFGALPHRALRDLSRRHGPLMLLMFGANRPVIVVSTAEAAKEMMKTHDTTFCARPLTSALKAISKHGLGIVFAPYGDHWRQMRKICFLELLSAKRIASFGSIRGEETDRFIRSISATLEPVVNLSEMLAAYLTDTTVHMIMGGQFTEQDTLLRHVDEAVGIVSGVALPDLFPSSRLACALSTTLRRAEVFREAFLALMGHAIDDHLESRRSASSSEQVDQEDIIDVLLRVQGEGNLEPPLTMNNIKAVVFDLLAGGTETTSTTLQWAMAELMRNPSIMSRAQDEVRGAFMGQNKVTEEGLGELSYLQCIIKETLRLHPPGPLVPRECREDCRILGYDVPKGTTILVNVWAISRDPECWDEPEEFVPERFVASARDFKGNSFEFIPFGAGRRICPGMLFGLATIELALASLLFHFDWSLPDGTLPSELDMTETMGVAARKKVPLWLRPTPHVYLPC, from the exons ATGGAGAATGATGCGTCCTACTTTATGCTAGTGCTAGCTCTGTTTCCTCTTGTGTACATTATTCGGTTCTACTACCTAGCTTCCTCTCGTTGTCACAACCGTGGCCTACGGCTCCCTCCAGGGCCATGGCAGCTACCTGTCATCGGCAGTCTCCACCATCTTTTTGGCGCACTCCCACACCGTGCATTACGAGACCTATCAAGGCGACACGGCCCTCTCATGCTCCTCATGTTCGGCGCGAACCGTCCGGTCATCGTCGTTTCCACCGCCGAGGCTGCCAAGGAGATGATGAAGACGCACGACACCACCTTCTGCGCGAGGCCACTGACCTCAGCTCTCAAGGCCATTAGCAAGCATGGCCTGGGGATCGTCTTCGCCCCGTACGGTGACCACTGGCGGCAGATGCGCAAGATCTGTTTCCTCGAGCTGCTGAGTGCCAAGCGCATCGCCTCGTTCGGCTCCATCAGGGGAGAGGAGACGGATAGATTCATCCGGTCCATCTCGGCTACGCTAGAGCCGGTCGTGAATCTGAGCGAGATGCTGGCGGCGTACCTGACAGACACGACGGTGCACATGATCATGGGTGGACAGTTCACGGAGCAGGACACCTTGCTCCGACACGTTGATGAGGCGGTAGGGATTGTAAGCGGTGTCGCCCTGCCCGACCTGTTCCCGTCGTCGAGGCTGGCGTGCGCTCTGAGCACCACACTGCGCAGAGCCGAGGTGTTCCGAGAGGCCTTTTTAGCGTTGATGGGCCATGCCATAGATGATCATCTGGAGAGCAGGAGGAGCGCTTCTTCCTCTGAACAAGTAGACCAGGAAGACATCATCGATGTGCTCTTGAGGGTGCAGGGAGAAGGAAACCTTGAGCCACCCCTCACCATGAACAACATCAAAGCAGTTGTCTTC GACCTTCTTGCAGGGGGGACAGAGACAACATCGACAACGCTACAGTGGGCCATGGCAGAGCTGATGCGAAACCCAAGCATCATGTCGAGGGCGCAAGATGAGGTCAGGGGAGCCTTCATGGGACAAAACAAGGTTACTGAAGAGGGTCTAGGTGAGCTGAGCTACTTACAATGCATCATCAAGGAGACCTTGCGGCTGCACCCTCCTGGGCCATTAGTGCCAAGGGAGTGCAGAGAGGACTGCAGAATACTCGGCTACGACGTGCCCAAAGGCACCACCATTCTCGTCAATGTTTGGGCCATCTCTAGAGACCCAGAATGCTGGGATGAGCCCGAAGAATTCGTGCCTGAGAGGTTTGTGGCAAGTGCCAGAGATTTCAAAGGCAACAGCTTTGAGTTCATACCATTCGGCGCTGGTCGTCGGATTTGCCCCGGGATGCTATTTGGGCTCGCTACTATTGAGCTAGCTCTTGCAAGCCTTCTATTTCATTTTGATTGGAGTCTCCCGGATGGCACTCTTCCTAGTGAACTGGACATGACAGAAACCATGGGAGTGGCGGCTAGGAAGAAGGTGCCTCTGTGGTTGCGTCCAACTCCCCATGTATATTTGCCTTGCTGA